AAGTCAAAGTTTCTTTACCGGAAATTAAGGTTGGTTCATTGGTAAAAGTTCACCAAAAAATTAAAGAATTAGACGCCAAGGGAAATCCCAAAGAGCGTGTGCAGATTTTTGAGGGCATTGTGATAGCTCATCATGCCGGCAAAGAAAAAGGCGCTACTTTTACTGTGCGTAAAATAGCCGCTGACGCTGTTGGTGTTGAAAAGATTTACCCGCTCCACTCACCGACATTAGTGAAAGTAGAATTGGTTAAACAGCACAAGGTTCGCCGCGCGAAACTTTACTACTTGCGCTCACAGAAAAAGCATAAAAAAATGAAAGAGATAAAATAAACACTTGCGGACGTGGCGGAACGGTATACGCGCATGCTTGAGGTGCATGTGGGAGCAATCCCGTGAGAGTTCAAATCTCTCCGTCCGCATAAATATAGGGGCCCGTAGCTCAGCGGTAGAGCACTTCCATGGCATGGAAGGGGTCAGGGGTTCAAGTCCCCTCGGGTCCACCAAAAATCAACAAAAACGAGCCATTTTATCGTGGCTCGTTTTTGTATTGTTAACTTGTTAATTAAAAGGGTGGGATTATAATTAAGGTATAAATATAACCTTAAAATTTATGAGAAGAGCGTTTAGTAAGGTTTTGTTAATTATCGTTTTGGCAATAATTTTAGGCGCGGCTTATTTTTTGTGGCAAATCTATGGAAATAAGTGGTTTAATAAAGGCGAAACTACCCAGGCTCCGAAGATTGAAATTACCGAAAAAGGCGATCAAAAGATAGTGAAAAACCTGACAGATGGGTATCAAGTGGCAATTTATAAAACGTGGAACGTTAATTTTATTAATAAGGGGCACAACGAAGGGAGTCTAAAATTAACACCACCAAACTATGAAGTGTCTACGG
This window of the Patescibacteria group bacterium genome carries:
- the rplS gene encoding 50S ribosomal protein L19, with protein sequence MTEENKTQTEVTETKESNTSKEVKVSLPEIKVGSLVKVHQKIKELDAKGNPKERVQIFEGIVIAHHAGKEKGATFTVRKIAADAVGVEKIYPLHSPTLVKVELVKQHKVRRAKLYYLRSQKKHKKMKEIK